In Denticeps clupeoides chromosome 1, fDenClu1.1, whole genome shotgun sequence, a single window of DNA contains:
- the LOC114790809 gene encoding B2 bradykinin receptor-like: MVSNATELAVVGVNLKGESACNHTEAWEWVYAMQPAYMLVICVLGMAGNAFVLCVFCLQRKHCTVADIYLGNLAAADLLMVCCLPFWVVTVIRKFQWSYGTLMCRLVNLVIGMNYYCSVLFLTLVSVDRYFVLARPFSLGWQRDAFTAWVICGIIWFVGALLSLPALLFRSVDFFPEYGVEACYLAYPHDGWRIRYNVTVNIMGFMVPVPVVSYCSYHIISILCNEKVKRSVSSRTEKKAAFLVLIVLATFILFWLPYQIAIFLDTLYHYQVISGCLLAHGLDITTQLSTYLGYSNSTINPFLYVIAGKHFRQRAEGMFRKIYSCSKRQAIPAATSSFSSRYTECSRM, translated from the coding sequence ATGGTGTCGAACGCAACGGAACTAGCAGTGGTGGGCGTTAACCTCAAGGGAGAGAGTGCGTGCAACCACACAGAAGCATGGGAATGGGTTTACGCCATGCAGCCAGCTTACATGCTGGTCATCTGCGTGCTGGGGATGGCGGGCAACGCCTTTGTCCTCTGCGTGTTTTGCCTTCAGAGGAAGCATTGCACAGTAGCTGACATCTACCTGGGGAACCTGGCTGCTGCCGACCTGCTCATGGTGTGCTGCCTGCCCTTCTGGGTCGTCACAGTCATCCGTAAATTCCAGTGGTCTTACGGGACGCTCATGTGCCGGCTGGTCAACCTTGTCATTGGCATGAACTACTACTGTAGCGTGTTGTTCCTGACGCTGGTGAGCGTGGATCGCTACTTTGTTCTGGCCAGGCCTTTCTCTCTGGGGTGGCAGAGAGACGCGTTCACGGCCTGGGTGATCTGCGGCATCATCTGGTTCGTAGGTGCTCTCCTCAGCCTGCCCGCCCTGCTCTTCCGCTCGGTGGACTTCTTCCCTGAGTACGGGGTGGAGGCATGCTACCTGGCCTATCCCCACGATGGCTGGAGGATTCGATACAATGTGACCGTGAACATCATGGGCTTCATGGTCCCGGTGCCTGTGGTGTCCTACTGTAGCTACCATATCATCTCCATCCTCTGCAACGAGAAGGTGAAACGCAGCGTGTCCAGCCGGACGGAGAAGAAGGCTGCTTTTCTGGTTCTCATAGTTCTCGCCACCTTCATTCTGTTCTGGCTTCCCTATCAAATAGCGATCTTTCTGGACACCTTGTATCATTACCAGGTTATTTCTGGATGTCTCCTGGCTCACGGACTTGACATAACCACCCAGCTGTCAACCTACCTTGGCTACAGCAACAGCACAATAAATCCCTTCCTTTACGTGATTGCGGGCAAGCACTTCAGGCAGAGAGCAGAGGGAATGTTCCGGAAGATCTACAGCTGTAGTAAGAGGCAGGCCATTCCTGCTGCCACCTCATCCTTCAGCAGCAGATACACCGAGTGCAGCCGCATGTGA
- the LOC114790815 gene encoding LOW QUALITY PROTEIN: B2 bradykinin receptor-like (The sequence of the model RefSeq protein was modified relative to this genomic sequence to represent the inferred CDS: deleted 2 bases in 1 codon) has translation PTTPGERPTPLCPYSEAWDWLYTMQPTYMFIICVLGIIGNIFVLVVFCLHKKPCTVAEIYLSNLAVADLILLSCLPFWAINIANEFNWQFGEALCRLVNTGIKINMYGSIYSLVLVSADRYVALVHTMSHGRMRRPFYAKLSCMAVWGLAILLSIPTLTFRHVHHVPEFDVTACLLDYPSLASELTCDLMLILFGFIIPLSVITFCTYRICLALQGQALDRFNAQNTEKKATVLVLVVLLVFLLCWIPFHLVTFLDVLARLEVLTGCVLETGLEICNQFFTYLALSNSVLNPILYVIVGKNFRKKVIELVKQFTLQRRMTSGSTKSQFSSTLKTFASN, from the exons CCAACAACACCTGGAGAAAGACCAACACCA CTTTGTCCGTACTCTGAAGCATGGGACTGGTTATACACCATGCAGCCGACCtatatgtttattatttgtgtCCTGGGCATCATTGGCAACATCTTTGTCCTGGTGGTGTTTTGCCTGCATAAGAAACCCTGCACTGTGGCAGAAATCTACCTCAGCAACCTTGCGGTGGCAGACCTCATTCTACTGTCCTGCCTTCCATTCTGGGCCATCAATATTGCAAACGAGTTCAACTGGCAGTTTGGTGAGGCGCTGTGCCGCCTCGTCAACACAGGAATTAAGATTAACATGTATGGCAGCATTTACTCCCTGGTCCTGGTCAGCGCTGATCGGTATGTGGCGTTGGTGCACACCATGTCCCATGGGAGGATGCGGCGACCATTTTACGCTAAATTAAGCTGCATGGCTGTCTGGGGCCTGGCGATCCTCCTTAGCATCCCAACGCTCACCTTCCGACACGTTCACCATGTCCCTGAGTTCGACGTGACTGCCTGTCTTTTGGACTACCCTAGCCTCGCATCGGAGCTGACATGTGACCTGATGCTCATCTTGTTTGGCTTCATTATTCCCCTGTCTGTCATCACCTTCTGCACCTACCGGATCTGTCTGGCCCTTCAAGGCCAGGCACTGGACAGGTTCAatgcacagaacacagaaaagaAGGCCACGGTGCTGGTGCTGGTCGTGCTGCTGGTTTTTCTTCTGTGCTGGATACCCTTCCATCTGGTGACGTTTCTGGATGTCCTTGCACGTCTTGAAGTCTTGACTGGATGCGTTCTAGAGACTGGCCTGGAAATCTGCAATCAGTTCTTCACCTACCTTGCCCTTAGCAACAGTGTGCTCAATCCCATACTCTATGTGATTGTGGGAAAGAATTTTAGGAAGAAGGTCATTGAGCTGGTGAAGCAGTTCACTCTACAAAGGAGAATGACCAGTGGCTCTACAAAATCTCAGTTCTCATCAACTTTGAAAACGTTTGCCTCAAActga
- the bdkrb1 gene encoding B1 bradykinin receptor, with protein MDQYQSRNSSDSSSASGTNNSADLDLVHTIVPPYIFILCTTGIIGNAFVLLVFLLQRGKWSVPEIYLGNLALADLIMLSLLPFWAINIMNNYEWPFGNFMCATVSLSITINMYTSIFLLAMISVDRFLALVQTMKARWLRRTRYAKAICVSLWISGIIMCLPILPYRKVKYDHDYNIMSCILDFPNISWRIAHHMLLNLMGFLLPFFIILFCSCNIAKSLRVRRDKIRISDRSDYKATVLVYAVTLLFLICWGPFHLFTFLELLCDFNMLDSGQWAYALDIGNQFSTYFAFLNSSLNPVLYVCSGQYFRRKISEIYRRRKHSRASDVTTMQRSVLTTYLLRTEQIKPVVI; from the coding sequence ATGGATCAGTACCAGTCCCGAAATAGCAGTGATTCCTCCTCTGCTTCCGGAACAAACAACAGCGCTGACCTGGATCTTGTTCACACTATTGTGCCACCTTATATCTTCATCCTCTGCACTACAGGGATCATTGGGAATGCCTTTGTCCTCCTGGTTTTCCTGCTACAGAGGGGCAAATGGAGCGTCCCTGAGATCTACCTGGGCAACCTGGCCCTTGCTGACCTCATAATGCTCTCCCTGCTTCCATTCTGGGCCATAAACATCATGAACAACTATGAGTGGCCATTTGGGAATTTCATGTGTGCAACAGTCAGCCTCTCGATCACCATCAACATGTACACCAGCATATTTCTGCTGGCAATGATCAGCGTGGACCGCTTCCTGGCTCTGGTGCAGACCATGAAAGCAAGGTGGCTGAGGAGGACTCGTTATGCCAAGGCCATTTGTGTTTCCCTGTGGATCTCGGGAATCATCATGTGTTTGCCCATCTTGCCTTACAGAAAGGTCAAATATGACCATGACTACAACATCATGTCGTGCATTCTTGATTTTCCCAACATCAGTTGGAGGATAGCCCATCACATGCTGCTGAACCTGATGGGCTTTCTACTGCCCTTTTTCATCATTCTCTTCTGCAGCTGCAACATAGCAAAGTCCCTGAGGGTGAGGAGGGACAAGATCAGGATTTCAGACAGAAGCGACTACAAGGCCACCGTGCTGGTGTATGCTGTGACATTGCTTTTTCTCATCTGCTGGGGCCCTTTCCACCTGTTTACTTTCCTGGAACTTCTCTGTGATTTCAACATGCTGGACAGCGGACAATGGGCATACGCTCTAGACATCGGCAACCAGTTTTCTACATACTTCGCCTTTCTCAACAGCAGTCTGAATCCAGTGCTGTATGTGTGCTCTGGCCAGTACTTCCGCAGGAAGATTAGCGAGATCTATCGGAGGAGAAAGCACTCGAGAGCCTCTGACGTTACCACCATGCAGCGATCAGTTCTCACAACTTACCTGCTGAGGACTGAGCAAATAAAACCTGTAGTCATATAA
- the gpr65 gene encoding G protein-coupled receptor 65, producing the protein MKMLTSTTANWSSVTSDDPHNCYPENIPEKKPIAILYMIIVILGIPSNCFSLFVSCQHIRQNKELGIYLFNLALADLCFIMTLPIWVDYTLKDQWQHGGTACTACVFLLFTHFYTSAALLCCISVDRYVAVVHPLNFLSMRRTTTAIAISVLMWVISITFSAVTVSLQHNYEDSVCLDVLPMSSAQPKVNIARCVIGFLIPAILVGFCSRGIYVQMKTNQAIKAEERKKVSRLLLVILLTLWLCFGPIHIILVLRALLEDCGQPTWLYVSYKVSVAISSLNCLADPLLYCFITRSGRASVTQVFFTIRRKLGT; encoded by the exons ATG AAAATGTTGACTTCTACGACTGCAAACTGGTCAAGTGTTACTTCAGATGACCCACACAATTGTTATCCTGAAAACATTCCTGAAAAGAAGCCAATTGCTATATTGTACATGATCATAGTCATTTTAGGCATTCCCTCCAACTGCTTCTCACTGTTTGTTTCCTGCCAGCACATAAGACAGAATAAGGAACTGGGCATCTACCTCTTTAACCTGGCACTGGCAGACTTGTGCTTTATAATGACTTTACCCATCTGGGTGGATTACACCCTGAAAGACCAATGGCAGCATGGAGGCACTGCGTGCACAgcctgtgtgtttctgctctTCACCCACTTCTACACCAGCGCTGCTCTGCTGTGCTGCATATCCGTAGACCGATATGTTGCTGTGGTCCACCCACTCAACTTCCTCTCCATGAGAAGAACTACCACAGCCATAGCAATCAGTGTCCTGATGTGGGTCATCAGCATCACGTTCAGCGCAGTCACTGTGTCCCTGCAACATAACTATGAAGACAGTGTCTGCTTGGATGTCTTGCCCATGTCCTCAGCACAGCCCAAGGTCAATATTGCCCGTTGTGTTATCGGTTTCCTAATCCCCGCAATACTGGTGGGTTTCTGCAGCAGGGGAATTTACGTCCAGATGAAAACCAACCAGGCCATTAAAGCTGAGGAACGTAAGAAGGTGTCCAGGCTTCTTCTTGTCATACTACTGACTCTTTGGCTCTGTTTTGGTCCTATTCACATTATACTGGTCCTTAGGGCCTTACTGGAAGATTGTGGGCAGCCCACATGGCTATATGTTTCATACAAGGTTAGTGTTGCCATCTCATCTCTCAACTGCCTTGCCGACCCCTTACTCTATTGTTTCATAACAAGGTCAGGAAGGGCCAGTGTCACACAAGTCTTTTTCACAATACGAAGGAAACTAGGGACATAG
- the LOC114797233 gene encoding uncharacterized protein C14orf132, protein MDLSFMAAQIPVMTGAFMDSSPNDDYSTDHSLFNSSGSVHGTAATSVQAQPDEQQHMSSDAIWLWIAIIATIGNIVVVGVVYACTF, encoded by the coding sequence ATCCCTGTGATGACGGGTGCTTTCATGGACTCATCACCCAATGATGACTACAGCACCGACCACTCACTTTTCAACTCGTCAGGCAGCGTGCATGGGACTGCAGCCACATCAGTACAGGCCCAGCCGGACGAGCAGCAGCACATGTCCAGCGATGCCATCTGGCTCTGGATTGCCATCATTGCCACCATCGGGAACATCGTTGTGGTCGGAGTTGTCTACGCTTGCACATTCTGA